One Silene latifolia isolate original U9 population chromosome 4, ASM4854445v1, whole genome shotgun sequence DNA segment encodes these proteins:
- the LOC141653438 gene encoding uncharacterized protein LOC141653438: MPQGIVEKESDFYFRRLWGEPSEDVTKIPKYLVTFTVGYELRNNIDAAVKKFSDNFIILLFHYDGRTCKWEDFEWSKRAINVSTRQVDWTFCVILGMGRLACPPLVLVIVVAPLLRFFHYEDNLKESYFIKTSNYLVEVPLDISIGM; this comes from the exons ATGCCACAAGGTATCGTAGAAAAAGAGTCAGACTTCTATTTCCGCCGACTTTGGGGTGAGCCTAGTGAG GATGTGACCAAAATACCGAAGTATCTTGTGACTTTTACAGTGGGTTATGAACTAAGGAACAACATTGATGCAGCGGTTAAAAAG TTTTCTGATAACTTCATCATTCTGCTATTCCATTATGATGGGAGGACATGTAAATGGGAAGATTTTGAGTGGTCGAAACGAGCTATCAATGTCAGTACCAGGCAAGTTGACTGGACATTTTGCG TGATCCTCGGCATGGGACGTTTGGCCTGTCCACCTCTGGTTCTTGTTATCGTTGTTGCTCCGTTGCTGCGGTTTTTCCACTATGAAGACAACTTAAAAGAAAGCTACTTCATTAAAACATCGAATTATTTGGTAGAGGTCCCTTTAGATATCTCCATAGGTATGTAA